In the Clavelina lepadiformis chromosome 8, kaClaLepa1.1, whole genome shotgun sequence genome, one interval contains:
- the LOC143468705 gene encoding mitochondrial adenyl nucleotide antiporter SLC25A25-like, with protein sequence MRITTTVEKQNKQPFQQIQQFADSFKFYSSSLYFQNCRSNFAAEETLNSTETSSLLNQKKQSFPLLIDWEYLPSALAIPNIVNPISYCQSLPNALKPLSHLDIKNKHPNLRLGFEKTGTTRYHSSESLEKVSLCSLNLNDLSLREVHNAMGSEGSPLVITPEKEKYYRQIFDKLDVDNDGRVDVDELKQAYRELGLLQVPGQAERFVTASDKNKDGELDVTEFVKYLHEHEMKLRLMFKQMDRDKDGRLTSHEIEEALSSVGFEVTKDEAKQILRRMDKDGTSTIDLDEWVEHHLLHPSADIRDIVSYWKHGTYIDIGESLIVPDDFSEEERVSGLWWRQLVAGGAAGVVSRTCTAPLDRLKVLLQVHASKANNLGVISGFRSMLKEGGAKSLWRGNGINVLKIAPETAVKFFAYEKMKQLIGAQYKSEIGAPQKFLAGSTAGVISQTVIYPMEVIKTRLALRKTGQYTGILDCAYKVLKNEGPTAFFKGYVPNCIGIIPYAGIDLCIYETLKNYWIKNYSAEKEKPSVFLLLACGTISSTCGQLSSYPLALVRTKMQAQATAPSQNNEKLSMVSLFRSIIQTDGIFGLYRGLAPNFMKVVPAVSISYVVYENMRMRLGVYR encoded by the exons ATGCGGATAACAACCACCGTGGagaaacaaaacaagcaaCCTTTTCAACAAATTCAGCAGTTTGCTGACAGCTTCAAATTCTATTCATCTTCCTTATATTTCCAAAACTGCAGAAGTAATTTTGCTGCTGAGGAAACCTTAAATTCCACTGAAACATCCTCTTTGCTAAACCAGAAAAAGCAATCTTTTCCATTACTAATAGACTGGGAATACTTGCCCAGTGCTTTGGCTATACCAAATATTGTAAATCCCATCTCTTATTGTCAAAGCTTGCCTAATGCTTTAAAACCTCTATCGCATTTGGACATAAAAAATAAGCACCCTAATCTTAGACTTGGATTTGAAAAAACTGGGACAACTAG ATATCATTCATCAGAGTCACTTGAAAAAGTCAGTCTATGCTCGCTAAATCTCAATGATTTAAGCTTGCGAGAGGTTCATAACGCAATGGGCTCAGAAGGTTCACCACTGGTTATAACACcagaaaaggaaaaatattATCGCCAAATCTTTGATAAGCTTGATGTAGATAATGACGGTCGTGTTGATGTTGATGAACTTAAACAAGCTTATCGTGAATTGGGTTTGCTGCAAGTACCAGGGCAAGCAGAG AGATTTGTTACTGCAAgtgacaaaaataaagatgGTGAGCTTGATGTCACAGAATTTGTGAAGTATCTTCATGAACATGAAATGAAATTAAGACTTATGTTTAAGCAAATGGATCGTGATAAAGATG GTCGTTTGACAAGCCATGAAATTGAAGAAGCTTTGAGTTCTGTTGGTTTTGAAGTAACTAAAGATGAAGCTAAACAGATATTACGAAG GATGGACAAGGATGGAACATCAACTATTGATTTGGATGAGTGGGTTGAGCATCATCTGCTGCATCCTTCTGCTGACATCAGAGATATTGTCTCATACTGGAAACATGGAACG TACATTGATATTGGCGAGAGCTTGATAGTACCAGATGACTTCAGCGAAGAAGAAAGGGTGTCAGGTTTGTGGTGGAGGCAACTTGTTGCTGGAGGTGCAGCTGGTGTTGTGTCAAGAACATGTACAGCTCCACTTGAtcgtttaaaagttttgttgcaG GTTCATGCATCGAAGGCAAACAACTTGGGAGTGATTTCTGGTTTTAGATCGATGTTGAAAGAAGGAGGAGCAAAATCATTATGGAGGGGAAATGGAATCAATGTCCTCAAG ATTGCACCAGAAACCGCcgttaaattttttgcttatgAGAAGATGAAGCAACTTATTGGTGCTCAATACAAGTCTGAGATTGGTGCTCCACAGAAATTTTTGGCAGGGTCCACAGCTGGTGTGATTTCGCAGACAGTTATTTATCCAATGGAG GTTATCAAGACTAGATTAGCCTTAAGGAAAACCGGTCAGTATACTGGTATTTTGGATTGTGCTTACAAAGTATTGAAAAATGAAGGACCGACTGCCTTTTTCAAAGGGTATGTCCCCAACTGCATTGGAATTATTCCTTATGCTGGTATCGATCTGTGCATTTATGAG ACACTGAAAAATTATTGGATCAAAAATTACAGcgcagaaaaagaaaaaccatCTGTTTTTCTGTTGTTGGCATGCGGAACCATATCAAGTACCTGTGGGCAACTGTCAAGTTATCCTCTTGCTCTTGTGCGAACTAAAATGCAAGCTCAAG CTACAGCTCCATcacaaaacaatgaaaagctTTCAATGGTTTCATTATTTCGTTCAATCATTCAAACAGACGGTATTTTTGGTTTATACCGAGGATTAGCGCCAAATTTCATGAAG gTTGTTCCAGCGGTCAGTATTAGCTATGTAGTGTACGAAAATATGAGAATGCGTTTGGGCGTATACAGATGA
- the LOC143469506 gene encoding uncharacterized protein LOC143469506: MLLSGRWTMIESGDRGSGLTVVPADSIHWESSSDGQVPHGAVTGGRSFDNETLYIGRTRLRENRNELTPGILIPSEKCLLVSYGTGVRRAKEYEVLVAKNADSVHWISCTYGHIPSNSVIGGIDCSYLEPLYIGRTKGDLQMGKTWRGQRLSVSATFAQNTTNEGVQFPGKVHGTHRCLYIPYMGKEYLFRDYEVLALKESPATLMAMCKYTIRDLINQNSQHNLEHSEEGNDTFERENESYISEIIDLLPLPEKIKEYCLESFTIV; the protein is encoded by the exons ATGCTGTTATCAGGTCGTTGGACCATGATTGAGTCAGGTGATCGTGGTTCTGGATTAACTGTTGTTCCTGCTGATTCCATACACTGGGAAAGTTCATCAGATGGACAAGTCCCTCATGGAGCCGTTACAGGAGGAAGATCATTTGataatgaaactttgtatATAGGCAGAACAAGGCTTCGTGAAAACAGGAATGAACTAACTCCTGGGATACTGATTCCAAGTGAAAA GTGTCTGCTAGTTTCTTATGGAACAGGCGTTCGGCGGGCGAAAGAATATGAAGTTTTAGTTGCAAAAAATGCGGATAGTGTTCACTGGATATCATGCACATATGGTCACATACCCAGCAATTCTGTTATTGGTGGAATTGATTGTTCATATCTGGAACCTTTGTATATTGGAAGGACAAAAGGTGACCTTCAAATGGGGAAAACTTGGAGAGGTCAAAGGCTATCTGTCTCTGCTACTTTTGCT CAAAACACAACAAATGAAGGTGTACAATTTCCTGGAAAAGTCCATGGTACTCACAGATGCCTCTATATTCCTTATATGGGCAAAGAATATCTATTTCGTGACTATGAAGTTTTGGCACTGAAAGAAAGTCCAGCTACCCTGATGGCAATGTGCAAATACACAATACGTGACTTGATCAATCAGAACTCCCAACATAATCTTGAACACTCTGAGGAAGGAAATGATACCTTTGAGAGGGAAAATGAGTCCTATATTTCAGAAATTATTGACCTCTTACCATTgccagaaaaaataaaagaatacTGCCTTGAAAGTTTTACAATTGTTTAA